A single window of Drosophila suzukii chromosome 3, CBGP_Dsuzu_IsoJpt1.0, whole genome shotgun sequence DNA harbors:
- the Cftr gene encoding ATP-binding cassette sub-family C member 4, which translates to MDSSAKPKRKNPRQDANIISQLIFAWAIPLLYRGSRRGLNTDDLTECLKNDRSEQLGDRLEDQWFKELERSHRKKQKPHLRNALFRCFLWPTIINGLICLIYIVIKTLIPAVLAQLLIQFQRANVAEVGVVEVKDLSISDSLNRTARSIGRYVMSQAVADASGSAGDVYSPNALDKGDPLKEPIQPATEEIDHNATIVRSILDQTTDYMWNDTYSLGALLVTSTLFCCFLLHHVDLRQRLMGARMRIACCSLIYRKTLRLSMKTAGQTPAGYLINLLSNDVNRLDYGFIFMHWIWIMPLQAMLTCYLIWLNIGIPAIVGVVGLLLKTIPVQTALSKVTSVLRMRIAERTDARVGIMNELVQGIQVIKMYAWEKPFQAVVAEARRREIKQIRYASYLRGFYLSTMVFTERSTLYITLAAAALMGQTITADFVFSAASYYNILQLVAAIWYPLAVSFGAEALVSLRRIQDFLLLEGREERTQGLTHKQDQDGGDSRAVTIKDINASWDIEKPQRTLQSINLQIEKGQLCAVIGPVGAGKSSILQLLLGELPVIDGGVVIQGDLSYAAQEPWLFTGSVRNNILFGEEYERKRYQDVTRCCALATDFQQLPNGDKTVVGERGASLSGGQRARISLARAVYKQAQIYLMDDPLSAVDAHVGKHLFDEVIGPRGRLAQLKATRILVTHQVHFLSEADIIVIVDQGRILRQGTYQELVNSDLDFAKLLERPKEEDEAENSRQQSSTLSAYSVESDDEDIPFIDGEKDGYQQLRKQSNSVHGSKSLDSAQLDEEVDEDALAEAQASGGISPRVWYEYFHAGSTLLSFSFMVFVMIMSQVVCSSSDYFANIWTQQEHQRSQGEATSFTTFECMYIYGGLIIAVVIMSTFRGFLFFKICMHASKVLHDRMFACILHATMRFFDTTPSGRILNRFSKDMGAIDELLPRAMMDFIQIALVMFGILIVISILNPILVAAMLVVAVVDILILKLYLRPSQDLKRLEGICRSPVFSHLSASLSGLAIIRSRQLQEVVAKEFDLLQDVHSSVWQLTMAANTALGLWLDCVSCVFLTAVTFSFIISSESTYSGNVGLAIAQAMILTGMVQYGVRQVAESLQQMTSVERVLQYTELEQEPAQSEKTPPLLWPTRGQVEFRNMSCRYDPNGSPILKNLNLIIEAGWKVGIVGRTGAGKSSLIGALFRLAHIEGEILIDGIETGSISLEILRTRISIIPQDPVLFSATIRYNLDPFERYTDAELWGALEDVELRGAIPGLDYMVTERGSNFSVGQRQLLCLARAILRNNKVLVLDEATANVDPQTDALIQRTIRIKFKQCTVLTVAHRLHTVMDSDRIIVMDAGVAVEFDVPYLLLKKSQGHLRQMVEATGGEAEALKKTASDSHKRMQRERDERNREEDEGRE; encoded by the exons ATGGACAGTAGCGCCAAACCCAAGCGCAAAAACCCGCGCCAAGATGCCAATATTATATCGCAGTTAATATTTGCCTGGGCGATTCCATTATTGTATCGGGGATCCCGTAGAGGCCTGAATACAGATGACCTGACGGAATGCCTCAAGAATGATCGATCTGAACAGCTGGGTGACCGCTTAGAGGA TCAATGGTTTAAGGAACTGGAACGATCCCATCGCAAGAAACAGAAACCTCATCTCAGAAATGCTCTATTTCGCTGCTTTCTATGGCCTACGATCATAAATGGCCTCATTTGCTTAATCTACATAGTGATCAA GACCTTGATTCCAGCTGTTCTGGCGCAGTTGTTGATTCAGTTCCAAAGAGCTAATGTTGCGGAAGTTGGGGTTGTCGAAGTCAAAGATTTGTCAATTTCGGATTCCCTGAATCGCACTGCTCGCTCGATAGGAAGATATGTGATGAGTCAGGCTGTCGCCGATGCAAGCGGATCAGCAGGAGATG TCTACTCCCCAAATGCCTTGGACAAGGGGGATCCCCTTAAGGAGCCCATTCAACCCGCAACAGAGGAAATAGACCACAATGCAACGATTGTGCGAAGTATACTGGATCAGACTACTGACTACATGTGGAATGATACATATAGCTTGGGTGCCCTTCTGGTGACCTCGACGCTTTTCTGCTGCTTCCTGCTGCACCACGTCGATCTTCGCCAGCGCCTGATGGGCGCTCGAATGCGCATCGCCTGCTGTTCGCTGATCTACCGGAAAACCCTGCGCCTCTCGATGAAAACGGCTGGCCAGACACCGGCTGGTTACCTAATTAACCTGCTCTCGAATGACGTGAATCGCCTGGACTATGGTTTTATTTTCATGCACTGGATCTGGATAATGCCGCTGCAGGCGATGCTCACGTGCTACCTAATTTGGCTCAATATTGGCATACCGGCGATTGTGGGAGTAGTGGGACTGCTACTGAAGACGATACCCGTGCAGACGGCCTTGAGCAAGGTGACCTCAGTGCTGCGGATGAGGATCGCGGAGCGGACGGACGCAAGGGTGGGCATCATGAATGAGCTGGTGCAGGGCATTCAGGTGATTAAGATGTACGCCTGGGAGAAACCCTTCCAGGCGGTGGTGGCCGAAGCTCGGCGCCGCGAAATCAAACAGATTCGCTATGCATCCTACCTGCGAGGCTTCTACCTCAGCACCATGGTGTTCACGGAGCGATCCACGCTGTACATCACCCTGGCAGCGGCTGCTCTCATGGGCCAGACCATTACCGCCGATTTTGTGTTCTCCGCAGCCAGTTACTATAACATCCTGCAACTGGTGGCCGCCATTTGGTATCCTCTCGCTGTGAGCTTTGGAGCGGAGGCCCTGGTCTCTTTGCGTCGGATACAGGATTTCCTTTTGCTCGAGGGACGTGAGGAGCGGACGCAGGGACTAACCCACAAGCAAGATCAGGATGGCGGAGACTCAAGAGCTGTGACCATCAAGGATATCAATGCCAGTTGGGATATTGAGAAGCCCCAGAGGACTCTGCAAAGCATTAATCTCCAGATTGAGAAGGGCCAGTTGTGTGCGGTGATTGGTCCCGTGGGTGCTGGAAAGAGTTCCATCCTCCAGTTGCTCCTGGGTGAACTGCCGGTCATCGATGGCGGTGTAGTGATCCAGGGAGACCTTTCCTATGCAGCTCAGGAACCTTGGCTCTTTACAGGATCCGTGCGGAATAACATCCTGTTTGGTGAGGAGTACGAAAGGAAGCGCTACCAGGATGTAACCCGATGCTGTGCTCTCGCCACGGATTTCCAACAGCTGCCAAATGGAGACAAAACTGTTGTCGGGGAGAGAGGAGCATCCCTGTCTGGAGGTCAAAGAGCCCGCATTAGCTTGGCTAGAGCTGTTTATAAGCAGGCGCAGATTTATCTGATGGATGATCCGCTAAGTGCCGTGGATGCCCACGTTGGCAAGCATCTGTTCGATGAGGTGATTGGACCCAGAGGCCGCCTGGCCCAGCTGAAGGCCACTCGCATACTGGTGACCCACCAGGTGCACTTCCTGTCCGAGGCCGATATTATTGTGATTGTGGACCAGGGCCGGATTTTGAGGCAGGGCACCTATCAGGAGTTGGTGAACAGCGATCTGGATTTCGCAAAGCTGCTCGAGCGACCCAAGGAGGAGGATGAGGCGGAAAACAGTCGCCAGCAGTCATCCACGCTTAGTGCATATTCAGTAGAAAGCGACGACGAGGACATACCCTTCATTGATGGCGAAAAAGATGGGTATCAGCAGTTGAGAAAGCAGAGTAACTCGGTTCATGGCAGCAAATCG TTGGATAGTGCGCAGCTGGATGAAGAAGTGGATGAGGATGCTCTGGCCGAGGCACAAGCCTCTGGTGGCATATCACCTCGCGTTTGGTACGAGTACTTCCATGCGGGCAGCACTCTCCTGAGCTTCAGCTTCATGGTTTTCGTGATGATCATGTCCCAGGTGGTGTGCAGTAGTTCGGATTATTTTGCCAACATCTGGACACAGCAGGAGCACCAGCGATCACAGGGAGAGGCCACCAGCTTCACCACCTTCGAGTGCATGTACATTTACGGAGGTCTGATCATTGCCGTGGTGATCATGTCCACTTTCCGCGGATTCCTGTTCTTCAAGATCTGTATGCATGCCTCTAAGGTACTGCACGATCGAATGTTCGCCTGCATCCTGCACGCCACCATGAGATTCTTTGACACCACTCCCTCGGGCAGGATTCTGAATCGTTTCTCTAAGGACATGGGCGCCATCGATGAGTTGCTTCCACGGGCCATGATGGATTTTATCCAGATCGCCCTGGTGATGTTTGGTATTCTGATTGTGATTAGTATTCTGAATCCCATTCTGGTGGCTGCCATGCTGGTGGTGGCCGTTGTGGATATACTTATCTTGAAGTTGTACCTGCGACCGTCGCAGGATCTCAAGCGTTTGGAGGGCATCTGCCGCAGTCCTGTGTTCTCCCATCTGAGTGCGTCCCTCTCCGGGTTGGCCATCATTCGATCCCGCCAGTTGCAGGAGGTGGTGGCCAAGGAGTTTGATTTACTGCAGGATGTGCACAGCAGCGTGTGGCAACTGACCATGGCGGCGAATACGGCTTTGGGCTTGTGGCTGGATTGTGTTAGTTGCGTCTTCCTCACCGCAGTTACCTTCAGTTTCATCATCTCCAGTGAAT CAACATACAGTGGCAACGTGGGTTTGGCCATTGCCCAGGCCATGATCTTGACCGGAATGGTGCAGTATGGAGTGCGCCAGGTTGCCGAGTCCTTGCAACAGATGACCAGCGTGGAGCGAGTCCTGCAATACACCGAACTGGAACAGGAGCCGGCGCAGAGCGAGAAGACTCCACCGCTGCTGTGGCCAACTCGTGGTCAGGTGGAGTTCCGCAACATGAGCTGTCGCTACGATCCCAATGGATCGCCGATACTAAAGAACCTTAATCTCATCATCGAGGCGGGCTGGAAGGTGGGCATTGTTGGACGTACAGGAGCCGGAAAGTCATCGCTGATAGGAGCTCTGTTCCGGCTGGCACACATCGAGGGAGAGATACTCATCGATGGCATAGAGACAGGATCGATTTCATTGGAGATCCTTCGCACCCGCATCTCGATTATTCCCCAAGATCCCGTGCTGTTTTCGGCCACCATCCGCTACAACCTGGATCCCTTCGAGCGGTACACGGATGCCGAGCTGTGGGGCGCTTTGGAGGATGTGGAGCTGCGGGGTGCCATTCCCGGCCTGGATTACATGGTCACAGAGAGGGGCAGCAACTTCAGCGTGGGCCAGCGGCAGTTGCTCTGCCTGGCGAGAGCCATTCTGCGAAACAACAAGGTTCTAGTGCTCGACGAGGCCACGGCCAATGTGGATCCACA AACCGATGCTCTGATCCAGCGCACCATCCGCATCAAGTTCAAGCAATGCACGGTGCTCACCGTTGCCCACCGACTCCACACAGTTATGGATTCGGATCGGATTATCGTGATGGATGCTGGCGTGGCAGTCGAATTTGATGTACCGTATCTGCTGTTGAAGAAGTCACAGGGACATCTCCGGCAAATGGTGGAGGCCACTGGCGGAGAGGCGGAAGCCTTGAAAAAGACTGCCAGTGACAGTCACAAGAGGATGCAGAGAGAGCGGGACGAGCGAAATCGCGAGGAAGATGAAGGACGGGAGTGA